One stretch of Pyrenophora tritici-repentis strain M4 chromosome 4, whole genome shotgun sequence DNA includes these proteins:
- a CDS encoding WD40 repeat protein encodes MSSPTSAPTHTLSPLATLTPPSNSRTWQSTPHPSLPVVATACSDRSVRVYSLTSFTLLHSITGGHKRSVRTVSWKPGTRGQSVLATGSFDSSAGIWRREEHGGALENDFTNHHAGDTDDDDDAEDYQFSCILDGHESEIKCLSWSPSGQYLATCSRDKSVWVWEELEDDNFETVAVLQEHDGDVKCVAWHPEEDLLVSASYDDTVRLYKEDADDWVQVSMIDGHEKTVWWAEFEGSGMSKKDWRAQREGLSQEQAQHVEELERSGPRLATCSDDCTVRIWRRKAKERDENASSNTGVPSIIRSAAIDEDWYQEAILPQVHERAIYSISWSRITGMIVSAGSDGKVIVYKERWRQNASNGDSMDVEGTQAQTPTEWVVVAELFSAHDVFEINHVSWARRADKGKRSDEEEVVLSTGDDGEVRVWTLDEGSIA; translated from the coding sequence ATGTCTTCGCCGACGAGCGCACCAACGCACACGCTCTCCCCCCTCGCAACCCTCACACCACCCTCAAACTCGCGAACATGGCAATCGACGCCACATCCGTCTCTCCCCGTGGTCGCAACAGCATGCTCCGACCGCAGTGTACGCGTCTACAGCCTCACATCCTTCACGCTTCTCCATTCAATCACTGGAGGACACAAGCGCAGTGTACGGACCGTGTCGTGGAAGCCTGGCACAAGAGGACAAAGCGTGCTGGCAACGGGTAGCTTCGATTCGAGTGCAGGCATATGGCGACGCGAGGAGCACGGCGGTGCGCTAGAAAATGACTTTACAAATCATCACGCAGGTGATAcggatgacgacgacgatgcaGAGGACTACCAGTTTAGCTGCATCCTCGATGGTCACGAGTCAGAAATCAAATGCCTCTCCTGGAGCCCCTCAGGACAATACCTAGCCACGTGTTCGCGCGACAAGAGCGTGTGGGTATGGGAAGAGCTCGAAGACGACAATTTTGAGACGGTAGCGGTATTACAGGAGCACGATGGCGATGTCAAGTGTGTGGCCTGGCACCCAGAGGAGGACCTCCTGGTCAGTGCAAGTTACGACGATACCGTGAGGTTGTACAAGGAAGATGCGGACGATTGGGTACAGGTTTCCATGATTGATGGGCATGAGAAGACTGTCTGGTGGGCAGAATTTGAGGGGAGTGGGATGAGCAAGAAAGATTGGAGAGCGCAGAGGGAGGGGCTGTCGCAAGAGCAGGCGCAACATGTAGAAGAATTGGAAAGATCTGGGCCACGCCTGGCGACGTGTTCAGACGACTGCACGGTGAGGATTTGGCGGCGGAAGGCGAAAGAGAGAGATGAGAACGCAAGCAGTAATACGGGCGTACCGAGCATCATCCGCTCGGCAGCAATCGACGAGGACTGGTACCAGGAGGCAATACTCCCCCAAGTTCACGAACGCGCCATCTACTCGATATCTTGGAGCCGTATCACGGGCATGATTGTCAGTGCTGGAAGCGACGGCAAAGTCATCGTCTACAAGGAGAGGTGGCGACAGAATGCATCCAACGGCGACAGCATGGACGTTGAGGGTACACAGGCACAAACGCCAACCGAGTGGGTCGTGGTCGCGGAACTATTCTCAGCGCACGACGTGTTCGAGATCAACCATGTGTCATGGGCGCGGAGAGCAGACAAGGGAAAGAGGTCAGACGAGGAAGAGGTTGTGCTGAGTACTGGCGACGATGGTGAGGTTAGAGTATGGACACTGGACGAAGGCAGCATAGCATGA
- a CDS encoding hybrid NRPS/PKS enzyme, whose amino-acid sequence MEHWKAQLIDRSPSIPVFPFTKRGFRFHKAPPSFHFHDLAVSPALSFNIRFLCQNNEYSEVDFGLAALQVLLVQLTETDDFVIGLGRILGARRDIMPVRFKCDPAHTSQQLLEQTVETMQDTKIYLYEPLKVLLAELGASTETPLHQVTFNWLLSGQPAEGSTDMYFQHAQDLVLLVKEDDDRNLVVSVGLDQTTYDEEFAKVVAELYVSAMEEVVADSDTSISEMDLLDPEERQSSMMPGAGPVVESSSNGVVQKLQEVAARIPDHIAAKDQHGQELLTYEQLVRRAVAISSDLLSYGIVRGTAVCVLGPPTLDLLCSIIAIWCAGCIYVPIDNLASLEDSYAIAKHFETEFCVVSRPELIPYACLLGLNDAFYCGDMEFNNDFEKIDKSLPSDLAAALHVPMSGTTSRSVLLSHGNIETLITSIAYNFDEENQVVLQHSNWTSELALFQILFALTSGSTLVLATRLEEADVPKVMAQEKVTVTVATPSEYSAWFRQPLNMLRECNSWKFAIISGENVSSSVVRHFAALGNNNLELINMYGATETSVACCMGSVDYNEYVDDTDGKLIPVGRALPNYQIWVADSLGRALPPGWTGDIWVTGSGVIGDYPASEADNHRIQLHPDTEMRCFWTGDRGFLNDYEEGVLFVIFRQSFESATYVKGHYVQLGDISRAIVDKSMGRVAEAAVVLSKGTEQKEPQLQAFIIMSDTPDGESQQYLQSMLRSLALPTYMRPACAVMLETMPRTLVGKIDRHALMDMVVPDNEVVMV is encoded by the coding sequence ATGGAACATTGGAAAGCACAACTTATCGATCGCTCTCCGTCAATACCAGTCTTTCCTTTTACAAAACGCGGATTCCGGTTCCACAAAGCACCCCCATCCTTTCACTTCCACGACCTCGCTGTCTCCCCGGCCCTATCCTTCAACATCCGCTTCCTGTGCCAGAATAACGAGTATTCCGAAGTTGATTTCGGTCTTGCTGCGCTCCAAGTGCTTCTTGTGCAGCTCACTGAAACCGACGACTTTGTAATCGGACTTGGACGTATATTGGGTGCGAGGCGGGATATAATGCCCGTCCGGTTCAAATGCGATCCCGCGCATACGTCACAACAACTTCTCGAACAGACGGTGGAGACAATGCAGGACACGAAAATATATCTTTATGAGCCTTTAAAGGTGCTTCTAGCTGAGTTAGGGGCCTCTACAGAAACGCCGTTGCACCAAGTTACTTTCAACTGGCTTTTAAGTGGTCAACCGGCGGAGGGTAGTACGGACATGTACTTTCAACATGCGCAAGATCTTGTCTTGCTTGTGAAGGAAGATGATGATCGCAATCTAGTCGTTTCTGTGGGCTTGGATCAAACCACGTACGACGAGGAGTTTGCGAAAGTCGTTGCGGAGCTCTATGTAAGCGCTATGGAGGAGGTGGTTGCCGATAGCGATACCAGTATCTCTGAAATGGACCTTCTTGACCCGGAAGAGCGTCAGTCGAGTATGATGCCTGGGGCAGGGCCCGTTGTTGAGTCATCATCTAATGGCGTTGTTCAGAAATTGCAAGAAGTCGCTGCGAGGATTCCTGATCATATCGCTGCGAAGGATCAGCATGGACAGGAACTCCTTACCTATGAACAACTTGTACGACGTGCCGTAGCTATTTCGTCGGATCTGTTGAGCTACGGAATTGTCAGGGGTACTGCAGTGTGCGTACTAGGCCCGCCTACTCTCGACCTACTGTGTAGCATCATTGCGATATGGTGTGCCGGCTGCATCTACGTTCCCATTGATAATTTAGCTTCTTTGGAAGACAGCTATGCTATCGCCAAACATTTCGAAACAGAATTTTGTGTGGTCAGCAGACCGGAATTGATACCGTACGCCTGTCTGCTTGGTTTGAACGATGCTTTCTACTGTGGCGATATGGAATTCAATAACGACTTCGAGAAGATTGATAAATCGTTGCCTAGCGACCTTGCGGCCGCACTACATGTCCCAATGTCAGGCACTACATCAAGATCTGTCTTATTGTCGCATGGGAATATAGAGACACTGATTACTTCCATTGCATATAACTTCGATGAAGAGAACCAGGTGGTACTCCAGCATAGCAACTGGACATCTGAATTGGCACTCTTCCAGATTCTTTTTGCTCTTACATCTGGAAGCACACTTGTTCTAGCTACAAGGCTAGAAGAGGCGGACGTCCCGAAAGTCATGGCCCAAGAAAAGGTTACTGTCACTGTGGCCACACCTTCGGAATACTCTGCATGGTTCCGACAGCCGCTCAACATGCTCAGAGAATGCAATTCCTGGAAGTTCGCAATCATCAGCGGAGAGAACGTGTCCTCGAGCGTGGTTCGCCACTTCGCCGCTCTGGGGAACAACAATCTGGAGCTTATCAACATGTATGGTGCAACGGAAACTTCTGTTGCTTGCTGCATGGGTTCCGTCGACTATAATGAATACGTGGATGATACAGACGGCAAGTTGATCCCGGTTGGACGGGCCCTCCCGAACTATCAAATTTGGGTAGCCGATTCTCTTGGCCGAGCACTCCCTCCAGGATGGACTGGAGATATCTGGGTCACAGGTTCGGGCGTCATCGGTGACTACCCTGCTTCCGAGGCCGACAACCATAGAATCCAGCTTCATCCGGATACTGAAATGAGATGTTTCTGGACCGGCGATCGAGGCTTTTTGAACGATTACGAAGAAGGTGTGCTTTTTGTCATCTTTCGGCAGTCATTTGAGTCAGCAACGTACGTAAAAGGCCACTACGTTCAGCTAGGGGACATCTCACGAGCCATTGTCGACAAGTCAATGGGCAGAGTAGCGGAGGCGGCCGTCGTTCTGAGCAAGGGCACCGAGCAAAAAGAGCCGCAACTTCAGGCTTTTATCATCATGTCGGACACACCGGATGGCGAATCACAACAGTATCTCCAGTCCATGCTTCGGTCTCTTGCTCTTCCAACATACATGAGACCCGCGTGTGCAGTGATGTTAGAAACGATGCCCCGCACATTGGTTGGGAAAATCGACCGTCACGCTTTGATGGATATGGTAGTGCCAGACAATGAAGTGGTAATGGTGTAA
- a CDS encoding Peroxidase-2 domain containing protein, whose protein sequence is MRSSFVLVAFAAPTALAFPWLRPEGVEALLNHPEAKAEINRRLQVRNAAQEQPRQLMTGLIPGLLDLLGGTLQATLDPIFGLIPTEDSVNGLRRFPEANHPFQAPGPTDQRGPCPGLNTLANHGYIPRNGIATIGQIQAGTQALFNMGADLSALLATGGALDGGDILSTKMSIGGPDSRVGILNGALNSLLGTPSGIAGHGKFNEGDASATRLDFYLEGDNISFQPELFKQMHQQALAKGDGTYSVETIKAHFKNRYAASKAVNRQFYFNLPSAAVVMGAYYFIPGFFSNGTIGAGGVANEASITSFYGAKPKKAGAWADPNLEYTHVPERIPEQGWYRRATPMTILEAVAGILDVYLSAAPALGGAGADQSFVLGPLDVPNNPQALGCFLYNAVYANFPSELFNTVGLVATVVNFLSSSLVPGYRALGCTTNFPDASGLSSESYDSWAKTFVGDAKTNAIGSGWYKKA, encoded by the exons ATGCGTTCTTCATTCGTACTAGTTGCTTTTGCAGCTCCTACAGCACTGGCTTTTCCATGGCTGCGACCAGAGGGCGTTGAAGCTCTGTTAAACCACCCAGAAGCCAAGGCAGAAATCAACCGCCGGCTGCAAGTCCGGAATGCCGCTCAAGAACAGCCTCGGCAGCTGATGACTGGGTTGATACCTGGGCTGTTGGACCTACTCGGAGGCACTCTGCAGGCTACTCTTGATCCAATTTTCGGTCTCATTCCAACAGAAGACTCAGTCAACGGACTCAGAAGATTTCCTGAAG CAAACCATCCTTTCCAAGCCCCTGGTCCAACCGACCAACGTGGCCCATGCCCCGGTCTGAACACTCTAGCAAACCATGGCT ACATTCCTCGAAACGGTATCGCGACCATTGGACAAATCCAAGCTGGGACACAAGCCCTGTTCAATATGGGTGCGGACCTCAGTGCTCTCCTCGCAACCGGCGGGGCCCTTGATGGCGGCGACATCCTCTCTACAAAAATGAGCATCGGCGGTCCGGACTCGAGGGTTGGAATACTCAACGGTGCACTGAACTCTCTTTTGGGCACACCATCAGGCATCGCAGGGCATGGGAAGTTCAACGAAGGTGATGCCTCAGCTACACGTCTTGATTTCTACCTCGAGGGCGACAACATCTCCTTCCAGCCCGAGCTCTTCAAGCAGATGCATCAGCAAGCTCTTGCAAAGGGAGATGGGACATACAGCGTGGAGACCATCAAGGCACACTTCAAGAACCGGTACGCCGCTTCAAAAGCAGTGAATCGCCAATTCTATTTCAACCTCCCTTCAGCAGCCGTCGTTATGGGCGCTTATTATTTCATTCCCGGCTTCTTCTCGAATGGAACGATTGGCGCAGGTGGTGTAGCGAACGAAGCCTCCATCACCAGTTTCTACGGTGCAAAGCCCAAGAAAGCTGGTGCATGGGCCGACCCGAACCTCGAATATACACACGTTCCCGAGCGCATCCCAGAGCAAGGCTGGTACCGTCGCGCGACGCCGATGACCATCCTAGAAGCTGTCGCTGGTATCCTCGATGTCTATCTTTCCGCTGCACCAGCATTGGGTGGCGCGGGTGCAGACCAGTCATTTGTCCTAGGCCCTCTCGATGTCCCAAATAACCCACAAGCTTTGGGCTGCTTCCTTTATAACGCAGTATATGCTAATTTCCCTTCTGAGCTGTTCAATACGGTGGGTTTGGTGGCGACTGTGGTAAACTTCTTGAGTAGCTCGTTAGTGCCGGGGTACAGGGCATTGGGCTGCACAACAAATTTCCCGGATGCAAGTGGATTGAGCTCTGAGAGTTACGACTCGTGGGCCAAGACGTTTGTTGGAGACGCAAAGACAAATGCTATTGGAAGTGGGTGGTATAAGAAGGCTTGA
- a CDS encoding Acyl-CoA hydrolase — translation MEEARTPLPPPHVVALALTRSPLRNLDLTQEMRYVARNALQRVGNVTRCQNTEFYSSVGLAVSRMSRGFHTSPTRCTDGVFRELTSMRVRTPWIEALRQQQAEGKQPNERTGKPAVPKDRKLTPKHMDESYHSVVLPLAQDPWLLDTYLNSSGHIRLGTIFMDLDALSGIIAYKHTGDDVTTVTASCDRITIHSPLTEICDLELSGRVTYATGRSSLEITMQVAKAPKKGEKAKDEDVLINCTFTMVSLDPGTKKPVNVNPLIVETSEEKRLYALGERNSKVRKERRDTSLLKHTPNDLESDLIHAFWQKQLQYHDPYDELRKPDNVVFMDATRLQTATIMQPQYRNRHHFMIFGGFLLKQTFELAFTAAAAFAHARPTFVSLDPSTFQNPVPVGSILYLTATVVYTDPPLIGAPNEKVDDQSEYTRVQIRVDSKVRDVEHGHSKPTGQFNYTFTVPKNIRVMPRTYQEFMMYIDARRRAEQVKRTLEEGYGVSPKTAENSLTE, via the exons ATGGAAGAGGCAAGAACCCCACTCCCACCCCCACACGTCGTTGCTCTCGCGCTTACGCGCTCCCCACTCCGAAACCTCGACCTCACCCAGGAAATGAGGTACGTCGCTAGAAACGCGCTTCAGCGCGTCGGTAACGTTACACGATGCCAAAACACCGAGTTTTATTCTTCGGTAGGCCTTGCGGTATCGCGCATGTCCAGAGGTTTCCATACCAGTCCGACGCGGTGTACCGATGGCGTCTTCCGCGAGCTCACTTCAATGAGAGTGCGCACGCCATGGATAGAGGCCCTGCGGCAACAACAGGCAGAAGGGAAGCAGCCTAATGAGCGCACCGGGAAGCCTGCAGTTCCTAAAGATCGCAAGCTGACCCCAAAGCACATGGACGAGAGCTACCACTCTGTTGTACTTCCGCTAGCTCAAGACCCGTGGTTGCTCGACACATATCTCAACTCGTCAGGACACATACGTCTTGGTACGATCTTCATGGATCTTGACGCTCTCTCTGGCATCATCGC ATACAAGCATACTGGCGACGATGTCACTACTGTCACGGCGAGCTGCGATCGCATCACTATCCACTCACCGCTGACTGAGATATGCGATCTTGAGCTATCTGGTCGCGTCACATATGCAACCGGCAGAAGCAGTTTAGAAATCACCATGCAGGTCGCCAAAGCACCAAAGAAAGGCGAGAAAGCCAAGGATGAAGATGTTCTGATCAATTGCACCTTCACCATGGTGTCTTTGGACCCAGGTACCAAGAA GCCCGTAAATGTCAACCCACTGATCGTAGAGACATCGGAAGAGAAGCGTCTGTATGCTTTGGGTGAACGCAATTCCAAAGTACGCAAGGAGCGCCGTGATACTTCGCTTCTGAAGCATACTCCTAATGACCTCGAAAGCGACCTCATCCACGCTTTTTGGCAGAAACAACTGCAGTACCATG ATCCTTATGATGAGCTTCGCAAACCCGACAATGTGGTCTTCATGGACGCGACGCGCCTCCAGACCGCCACCATTATGCAACCTCAATACCGTAACCGACATCACTTCATGATTTTCGGTGGCTTTCTCCTTAAGCAAACGTTCGAACTCGCCTTTACTGCCGCCGCAGCTTTCGCGCACGCCCGTCCGACATTCGTTTCGCTCGACCCATCCACCTTCCAGAACCCCGTGCCTGTAGGCAGCATACTGTACCTCACAGCGACGGTCGTATATACAGACCCGCCCTTAATTGGCGCACCGAACGAGAAGGTCGATGATCAAAGTGAATATACACGCGTGCAGATTAGGGTTGACTCCAAGGTGCGGGATGTGGAGCATGGCCATTCTAAACCGACCGGGCAATTCAATTACACCTTCACGGTGCCCAAGAACATTAGGGTGATGCCAAGGACATATCAGGAGTTCATGATGTACATTGACGCAAGAAGGAGAGCGGAGCAGGTCAAGCGAACACTGGAAGAAGGATACGGCGTCAGCCCAAAGACGGCAGAGAATAGTCTGACGGAATAG
- a CDS encoding CypX, Cytochrome P450: MSVIQDLPSNVLLSLPWSRLKESVYERVLIPTIANNDSYVPTSRPEIMASSWTNTCRQTLVFAGILSIPLIFNYLFIVVQYHWTNNRRTNGQIPPQYPALPVIGSTLSFLWDGASFVKKATTYAGKLTCVRISLLVSGIYLVSEPEAVADMWKQPTLSSPIYVYTVGLRYIFGMREKAIKTYTEDDSGPYRKPHPNSNVAPHNRIDFLTHDSLLRGLTGSSMLPTFQRYQTIVKQNLDAQAIGEEWVEMPDLLAFFRDSVGKATLEALYGPSLLKINPNFINDLWEFDGHVKNLAKRLPRFLIPKAYRVRDQLKDQILNWYQYARQHFRDEAVHNERKDWDPYWGSVMNRDRQKTILSIDGQDDEALASTDLGLIWTSVTNLVPSTMMTTLHIFNDADLLSRVRTSLDDTVSCDEEKTDVAMDKLLSKDLLQSVYAETLRLYVQSYITRCSPHEDVPVGSWWLPRNEVSMVASYTSHMNTDLWNTQEGKHPVTDFWAERFLLDPNDDQSGPLKRTGDEKVPTKAGDVGVHFSNKGLGGAWIPYGGGFGACPGRLLAKRVIMFTCALLITEYEVDIRTQDFEMDSSDFGLGTQKPKAPIAFAIRKRNVAK, translated from the exons ATGTCTGTCATTCAAGATCTACCAAGCAATGTTTTGTTATCACTCCCATGGTCTCGCCTAAAGGAATCGGTATACGAGCGAGTCTTGATTCCTACCATAGCAAACAACGACTCTTATGTGCCTACCTCCAGGCCGGAAATCATGGCAAGTTCGTGGACGAATACGTGTCGGCAAACTCTTGTCTTCGCCGGCATACTATCCATCCCACTTATCTTCAACTACCTATTCATTGTCGTTCAATATCACTGGACAAACAATCGACGGACAAATGGACAGATACCACCTCAGTACCCTGCGCTGCCAGTAATTGGTAGCACACTTTCGTTCTTGTGGGATGGCGCTTCGTTCGTGAAGAAGGCAAC GACCTATGCTGGGAAGTTGACCTGTGTGCGAATCTCGCTACTTGTCAGCGGCATCTATCTCGTCTCGGAACCTGAGGCTGTCGCGGACATGTGGAAGCAGCCAACCCTCTCAAGTCCCATTTACGTGTATACTGTTGGACTGCGTTACATCTTTGGGATGCGCGAGAAAGCCATCAAGACATATACGGAGGACGACTCAGGCCCATACCGTAAGCCTCATCCCAATAGCAACGTGGCGCCTCACAACCGGATCGACTTCCTCACACACGACTCCCTGCTCCGGGGATTAACGGGCTCGTCTATGCTTCCAACATTTCAGAGATACCAAACCATCGTCAAGCAAAATCTTGATGCACAGGCGATCGGAGAAGAGTGGGTCGAAATGCCTGATCTTTTGGCCTTCTTTCGCGACAGCGTCGGCAAGGCAACGCTTGAGGCGCTTTATGGGCCTTCACTTCTTAAGATCAACCCAAACTTCATCAACGACCTTTGGGAGTTTGATGGACATGTAAAGAACCTCGCAAAGCGGCTCCCCCGCTTTCTGATACCGAAAGCGTATCGTGTACGCGACCAGCTGAAGGATCAGATTCTGAACTGGTATCAGTATGCGCGGCAGCATTTCCGAGATGAAGCAGTGCATAACGAGAGAAAAGATTGGGACCCTTACTGGGGCTCTGTCATGAACCGGGATAGGCAGAAGACAATTCTGAGTATCGACGGACAGGACGACGAGGCGCTTGCATCGACAGATCTCGGGTTGATCTGGACATCAGTCACCAATCTTGTGCCCTCGACAATGATGACTACATTGCATATTTTCAACGATGCCGATCTGCTATCGCGCGTCCGTACGAGTCTGGACGATACGGTTTCTTGCGACGAAGAAAAGACCGATGTCGCAATGGATAAGCTGCTGTCAAAAGATCTGCTGCAGTCAGTCTATGCAGAGACGCTGCGATTATACGTGCAGTCATACATCACGCGATGCTCGCCGCACGAAGATGTGCCTGTCGGCAGTTGGTGGCTACCACGGAACGAAGTGAGCATGGTAGCATCGTATACTTCGCACATGAACACAGACCTGTGGAATACTCAAGAGGGAAAGCACCCTGTGACGGACTTTTGGGCCGAGCGATTTCTGCTGGACCCCAACGATGACCAGTCCGGGCCACTCAAGCGAACGGGTGATGAGAAGGTGCCCACCAAGGCCGGAGATGTCGGTGTTCACTTCTCCAACAAAGGCTTGGGTGGCGCGTGGATACCTTACGGAGGTGGCTTTGGTGCGTGCCCGGGTCGCTTGCTGGCGAAGCGCGTCATCATGTTTACGTGTGCATTGCTCATTACAGAATACGAAGTCGATATTCGCACGCAGGACTTCGAAATGGATTCGTCGGATTTTGGGCTTGGCACCCAGAAGCCAAAGGCACCAATCGCGTTTGCAATTCGGAAGCGAAATGTCGCGAAGTGA
- a CDS encoding Pro-kuma-activ multi-domain protein, with translation MAPVLSFLVGSLLAMRAFADPFEKLISVPEGWQLQGPASDAHTIKLQIALQQGDTEAFEQHVMDISTPSNAKYGQHYATHEEMKRMLMPSEQTVTSVSSWLKAAGIKQFETDADWVTFKTTVGVANELLGTKFSWFVSNEATPRKVLRTLEYTVPDDVAQHINLVQPTTRFAATRANHKTGRESVRIELSSAAGAINATADCNRTITPQCLKKLYQIDYTPDPTSGSKVAFASYLEQYARYNDLELFEKNILPESVGQNFTVVQFNGGLNDQNSTEDSGEANLDMQYMFGLAQPLPVTEYSTGGRGPWVADLDQPVANSSANEPYLEFLQGVLKLPQEELPQVISTSYGENEQSVPKSYALTVCNMFAQLGSRGVTVLFSSGDSGTGSACLSNDGKNTTKFQPQYPATCPFVTSVGSTQFINETATFFSSGGFSDYWKRPAYQDDAIKAYFHKLGQKNKPYFNRHGRGFPDVAAQGVRYAVYDKGVLKAYQGTSCSSPAFGGIVALLNDARLKSKKPSLGFLNPLLYFNPNALNDVVLGGSTGCDGNARFHGKPNGSPVIPYASWNATVGWDPVTGLGTPNFPKLLKAATPGRYKA, from the exons ATGGCCCCCGTTCTCTCGTTTCTCGTCGGCTCTCTGCTGGCCATGAGAGCCTTTGCTGACCCTTTTGAGAAGCTCATTAGCGTGCCCGAAG GATGGCAGCTCCAAGGCCCAGCGTCGGACGCGCACACGATCAAGCTCCAGATTGCTCTTCAACAAGGCGATACCGAAGCCTTTGAGCAGCATGTCATGGACATCTCCACTCCTAGCAACGCAAAGTACGGACAACACTATGCTACCCACGAGGAGATGAAGCGCATGCTTATGCCAAGCGAGCAGACGGTTACTTCCGTTTCCTCCTGGCTCAAGGCTGCTGGAATCAAGCAATTTGAGACTGATGCCGACTGGGTCACTTTCAAGACCACCGTCGGCGTCGCCAACGAGCTCCTGGGTACCAAGTTCTCGTGGTTCGTGAGCAACGAGGCTACGCCCCGCAAGGTGCTTCGCACACTTGAGTACACTGTTCCGGACGATGTCGCTCAGCACATCAACCTGGTGCAGCCCACTACTCGCTTCGCTGCCACCCGTGCAAACCACAAGACTGGACGCGAAAGCGTTCGCATTGAGCTTTCTTCCGCCGCCGGTGCCATCAACGCCACTGCTGACTGCAACCGCACAATTACTCCTCAATGCTTGAAGAAGCTTTACCAAATCGACTACACTCCCGACCCTACGAGCGGTAGCAAGGTAGCGTTCGCTTCTTACCTAGAGCAATATGCGCGCTACAACGATCTTGAACTCTTCGAGAAGAACATCCTCCCTGAGTCTGTCGGCCAGAACTTCACAGTTGTTCAGTTCAACGGTGGCCTCAACGACCAAAACTCTACTGAGGACAGTGGTGAGGCCAACTTGGACATGCAGTACATGTTTGGTCTTGCTCAACCCCTCCCCGTCACCGAATACAGCACCGGTGGTCGTGGCCCGTGGGTCGCTGATCTGGATCAGCCTGTTGCGAACTCGAGCGCCAATGAGCCGTACCTCGAGTTCCTCCAAGGCGTCCTCAAACTGCCGCAAGAAGAGCTTCCCCAAGTTATTTCCACCTCCTACGGCGAGAACGAGCAGAGTGTGCCCAAGTCCTACGCCCTCACCGTATGCAACATGTTTGCTCAACTTGGTTCCCGCGGTGTCACCGTTCTCTTCTCCTCGGGAGACTCTGGAACCGGATCAGCCTGCCTTTCTAACGACGGAAAGAACACCACTAAGTTCCAGCCACAATACCCTGCTACCTGCCCCTTCGTTACATCCGTCGGCTCCACCCAGTTCATCAACGAGACAGCCACTTTCTTCTCTTCCGGTGGTTTCTCCGACTACTGGAAACGCCCTGCATACCAGGATGATGCTATCAAGGCATACTTCCACAAGTTGGGTCAGAAGAACAAGCCTTATTTCAACCGTCACGGTCGTGGTTTCCCCGACGTTGCCGCCCAGGGTGTTAGATACGCGGTCTACGACAAGGGTGTACTCAAGGCTTACCAGGGTACCTCGTGCTCTTCGCCTGCATTCGGCGGTATTGTTGCTCTTCTCAACGACGCCAGGCTCAAGTCCAAGAAGCCGTCGCTAGGTTTCCTGAACCCGCTGCTGTACTTCAACCCCAACGCGCTCAACGACGTCGTTCTCGGTGGAAGCACCGGTTGTGATGGCAATGCTAGGTTCCACGGCAAACCGAACGGCAGCCCAGTCATTCCCTACGCTAGCTGGAACGCTACTGTTGGCTGGGACCCGGTCACTGGATTGGGCACGCCTAACTTCCCCAAGCTGCTAAAGGCTGCCACTCCCGGCAGATACAAGGCTTAA